Proteins encoded together in one Streptomyces sp. NA04227 window:
- a CDS encoding GNAT family N-acetyltransferase: MTELVIRPLTADETSLFNSLSDPGLVGRALLGDTYAMVADGGAYRPEWTWVALRDGVVVARAAWWAPPEAPQPTGLDWFDFTDAEAAVQLLRAAPFHVEYSLMLPPDWRANPRVRAEAEARTAAIEAAGFRKLVERYRYAWTSDCPLPERTGRLEYRPATDEAVLRDVVRRIQEDSLDAHDLHDIAEFGTEKAVDILLDILDSMPSPRSWWRLAHTPDGEIAGLHVPARNSSGPCVGFIGVVPEQRGHGYARDLLIECTQDLVAHGATRIIAATDQGNFPMAAHFAAVGYPVSEERVDFV, from the coding sequence ATGACTGAACTGGTCATCCGTCCGCTGACCGCGGACGAGACTTCCCTCTTCAACTCCCTGTCCGACCCCGGCCTCGTCGGCCGCGCGCTGCTCGGCGATACGTACGCCATGGTCGCCGACGGTGGCGCGTACCGGCCCGAGTGGACCTGGGTCGCCCTGCGCGACGGTGTAGTGGTCGCCCGCGCCGCGTGGTGGGCCCCGCCCGAGGCCCCGCAGCCGACCGGCCTCGACTGGTTCGACTTCACCGACGCCGAGGCGGCCGTCCAACTGCTGCGCGCCGCGCCCTTCCACGTCGAGTACAGCCTGATGCTGCCGCCCGACTGGCGTGCGAACCCTCGGGTGCGGGCCGAGGCCGAGGCGCGGACGGCCGCGATCGAGGCGGCCGGTTTCCGGAAGCTGGTCGAGCGCTACCGCTACGCCTGGACCTCCGACTGCCCGCTCCCCGAGCGGACCGGGCGCCTGGAATACCGCCCGGCAACGGATGAAGCGGTCCTGCGCGACGTGGTGCGCCGTATCCAGGAGGACTCCCTCGACGCCCACGACCTGCACGACATCGCGGAGTTCGGCACCGAGAAGGCCGTCGACATCCTTCTCGACATCCTCGACTCCATGCCCTCCCCGCGGAGCTGGTGGCGCCTCGCCCACACGCCGGACGGCGAGATCGCGGGCCTCCACGTCCCCGCCCGCAACTCCTCCGGTCCCTGCGTCGGCTTCATCGGCGTCGTCCCCGAACAGCGCGGCCACGGCTACGCCCGCGACCTGCTGATCGAGTGCACCCAGGACCTGGTGGCACACGGCGCCACACGCATCATCGCCGCCACCGACCAGGGCAACTTCCCCATGGCGGCGCACTTCGCGGCGGTGGGGTATCCGGTGAGCGAGGAGCGGGTCGACTTCGTCTGA
- a CDS encoding RICIN domain-containing protein: MALTLTAGAVAATAPAAAEPAAPSSAASASSSATYSVTVDGKGSWTRPDDTPAGTYIDKDGAFYYQQAHALYGATDQRKWTFYTGSDFDTANRSGAISDAVNPAESRDRNNDTTWRCNNSVTGKESTAAPAGSGYAHRNYCDLAGVWVDPDTGHWYGLVHNEFTPQPFADGVHYDGIDYAVSTDQGKTWDIKDHVLTSPYSTKRDDAAAFPQQTYHYGDGDPRLYADTASGYFYVFYGSRIVDKKGGWKAFHAHVARAPISQKMAPDSWQKWYDGKWSEPGKGGRESNMVPVGSGSTTGYTPADKEYDPANTGTVTEQVAAGKTPPTSPLFVMDITYNAHLGLYIGEPQAVDQSGKAPQQFYATDDLSKQQWKLIGDTGSYTNASWYRWFLDSKNKTSSAIVGKSFRSYCSFGCSGDSASEYTNITIDTDSPAAPVDPARTYRIASGGGRFLAQAADGSGTTSLASSGSGRDSWRFTPNGDGSYRIANTATGGFLGVDSAATGNRAWGTKPTVTAGGSSGPTVGQQWFVIPGSSAAGTYRLVNRYSGLVIGMSANAARYAETTPYRSWSDTTGNAVGGARTAAEQTLTLTPVSATSLEGTRTLAASGKALDVPDHSTTKGVQLITYGAHGGDNQKWTFTRRTNGAYELRNVESGLCADVSDASTAAGAKVIQWTCTGAANQLWHADRQNDGGYLVTSAKSGLLLTTASNADGALVTQQPGTGSALQRWTIG, translated from the coding sequence GTGGCCCTCACCCTGACCGCGGGCGCCGTGGCGGCGACCGCGCCGGCGGCGGCGGAACCGGCCGCACCGTCCTCGGCCGCTTCGGCGTCGTCGTCGGCCACGTACAGCGTCACCGTGGACGGCAAGGGTTCCTGGACCCGTCCCGACGACACCCCGGCGGGCACGTACATCGACAAGGACGGCGCCTTCTACTACCAGCAGGCCCACGCGCTCTACGGCGCCACGGACCAGCGCAAGTGGACGTTCTACACCGGCAGCGACTTCGACACGGCCAACCGGTCCGGTGCGATCAGCGACGCGGTGAACCCGGCCGAGAGCAGGGACCGCAACAACGACACCACCTGGCGCTGCAACAACAGCGTCACCGGCAAGGAGTCCACCGCCGCCCCGGCGGGTTCGGGCTACGCGCACCGCAACTACTGCGACCTCGCGGGCGTGTGGGTCGACCCGGACACCGGCCACTGGTACGGACTGGTGCACAACGAGTTCACACCGCAGCCCTTCGCCGACGGAGTCCACTACGACGGCATCGACTACGCCGTCTCGACCGACCAGGGCAAGACCTGGGACATCAAGGACCACGTCCTGACGTCTCCGTACAGCACCAAGCGCGACGACGCGGCCGCCTTCCCGCAGCAGACGTACCACTACGGCGACGGCGACCCGCGCCTGTACGCCGACACCGCCTCCGGCTACTTCTACGTCTTCTACGGCTCGCGGATCGTCGACAAGAAGGGCGGCTGGAAGGCCTTCCACGCGCACGTGGCCCGCGCCCCGATCTCCCAGAAGATGGCGCCCGACTCCTGGCAGAAGTGGTACGACGGCAAGTGGTCCGAGCCCGGCAAGGGCGGCCGCGAGAGCAACATGGTCCCGGTCGGCTCGGGCAGCACCACCGGCTACACCCCCGCCGACAAGGAGTACGACCCGGCCAACACCGGCACCGTGACCGAGCAGGTGGCGGCAGGCAAGACGCCGCCGACCTCACCCCTCTTCGTCATGGACATCACCTACAACGCCCACCTAGGCCTCTACATCGGCGAACCCCAGGCCGTCGACCAGAGCGGCAAGGCACCCCAGCAGTTCTACGCCACCGACGACCTCTCCAAGCAGCAGTGGAAGCTGATCGGCGACACCGGCTCGTACACCAACGCCTCCTGGTACCGCTGGTTCCTCGACAGCAAGAACAAGACCAGCTCCGCCATCGTCGGCAAGAGCTTCCGCTCCTACTGCTCCTTCGGCTGCTCGGGCGACTCCGCCAGCGAGTACACCAACATCACCATCGACACCGACTCGCCCGCCGCCCCCGTGGACCCGGCGCGCACCTACCGCATCGCGAGCGGGGGCGGCCGCTTCCTCGCCCAGGCCGCCGACGGCTCGGGCACCACGTCGCTCGCGAGCTCCGGATCGGGCCGGGACAGCTGGCGGTTCACGCCGAACGGCGACGGCTCCTACCGCATCGCCAACACCGCCACCGGCGGATTCCTCGGCGTGGACTCCGCCGCCACCGGCAACCGGGCCTGGGGCACCAAGCCCACGGTCACGGCCGGGGGTTCGAGCGGTCCCACCGTCGGCCAGCAGTGGTTCGTGATCCCCGGGTCCTCGGCCGCGGGCACGTACCGGCTCGTCAACCGCTACAGCGGACTGGTCATCGGCATGTCGGCGAACGCCGCGAGGTACGCCGAGACCACCCCGTACCGTTCCTGGAGCGACACCACCGGCAACGCCGTCGGAGGGGCACGTACCGCCGCCGAGCAGACCCTGACGCTGACGCCGGTGAGCGCCACCTCCCTGGAGGGCACCCGCACCCTGGCCGCGAGCGGCAAGGCCCTCGACGTGCCGGACCACAGCACCACCAAGGGCGTCCAGCTGATCACCTACGGCGCCCACGGCGGCGACAACCAGAAGTGGACGTTCACCAGGCGGACGAACGGCGCCTACGAACTCCGCAACGTCGAGTCCGGACTGTGCGCGGACGTCAGCGACGCCTCGACGGCCGCGGGCGCCAAGGTGATCCAGTGGACCTGCACCGGTGCCGCCAACCAGCTCTGGCACGCCGACCGGCAGAACGACGGCGGTTACCTCGTGACCTCCGCGAAGAGCGGTCTGCTGCTCACCACCGCCTCGAACGCGGACGGCGCCCTGGTGACCCAGCAGCCGGGCACGGGATCCGCGCTCCAGCGGTGGACGATCGGCTGA